In Sphingobacterium sp. SYP-B4668, the sequence TTTTTTTGAGAGCCTTTTATCATTTCATGTTAATGCGGATATATGGTCCAGTACCGATTATGGATTATGACGTCAAACTTGACGACGATTTTTCACAAATAAAACGCAAACCACTGGACGAATGCGTTACGTTTGTTGTCAAAGAATGTGATGCAGCAATCGACCTACTCCCCATGAAGGTGATCGACTCTCGACAGTTAGGAAGACCCACTGCAGCAGCGGCCTTAGCACTTAAGGCACGTGTACTTCTGTATCACGCAAGCCCACTATGGAACGGAAATCCCGACTATTCGAATTTTGCGGATAAAGATGGGACAAAGCTTTTTTCTGCCACACACGACAGCGAACGATGGAAGATTGCAGCGGAAGCAAATAAACAATGTATTGCATTATCAGAAGCGGCTGGATATGGCTTATTTAGGGCAGCGTCCAACAATCCTGTTGATAATTACCAACAACTATTTATTGAACGTAATAATAGAGAAGTCTTGTTTGCACGCAACTCAGGCTTAGACGGCTGGATGGAGAAATGCGCTTTTCCAGGTAGCTTGGGTGGATGGAATGGATGGAACCCAACCCAGGTCCACATTGATTCGTATGAAATGGCCAGTGGCGCAATACCCATTATTGGTTATCAAGCAAACGGAACACCTATTATAAATGCAGCTTCAGAATATATCGAAACTGGGTATGCACAAGAAGATGAACCAAATGGAAAATGGCTAAAAGGAGTCAGAAATATGTATGTCAATAGAGACCCCCGTTTCTATGCAACCATCAATTTTAATGGAGCTCTTTTTTTAAACAAGAAATTGGAGTTTTGGCAGACTGGAGCTGACGGACGCGGAAATGCAGGAAGGGATTACAATACAACGGGGTACCTACTGAAAAAATTCATGGATCCAACTGTGAGTATTACACAAGGGAGATTTTCGTTAAAGACTTGGATATTCTTTAGACTAGGGGAATTCTATCTTAACTATGCTGAGGCACTAAACGAAGCCGAGGGCCCTGTAACGGATGTCTACATGTATATAAATAAGATACGTGACAGAGCAGGGATGCCTGCCCTCCCCGACGGTTTAAACAAAGAGCAGATGCGGGCTCGAATCAGGAATGAAAGACGTATAGAACTGGCATTTGAGACACATCGCTATTTTGACTGTCATCGCTGGAAAATAGCCCATCTAACAGATAAGGGACCTTTCTATGGAATGAATGTTAGTGCAGGGACACATTTACAGGACGAAGTTTTTTATAAACGAACACTTACCGAAACACGTGTTTTTCAAAATCCGACACACTATTTATTTCCGATACCACAAAGCGAAATCGACAAGAACCCTAGTTTCGTACAAAACCCTGGATGGTAGACACCAGTCCTTACTAAATCTAATCACTATAACAACTATAAAATGAACAAGAATCAAAACAATAACATGAACACGAGCAGAAGGGAATTTTTAGAAAAAGTCGCCATATTGGGAACAGGCGTGGCTGTGGGTATTCCAAATTTTTCATTTGCAAACGACGGCAAACCCGCCATTTTGGGTGGCGCGAAATCACATAGCGGAAATTTCTCAAGTTGGCCCATATTTACCGAGCTGGAAGAGCAAGGATTGACAGGGGTATTAAAAAGCGGTCAGTGGGGCCGACTTGGAGGAACCGTCATGTCCCAATTCGAAAGTGAATATGCCAAATTATGGGGCGCCAAGCATTGCTTGGGGGTGTCCAGTGGTACAAGTGCATTGTATACAATTTTTGGAGCTCTGGATGTAGGACCAGGTGATGAGGTAATCATGCCTGTATACACATTTATTGCAACTTATAATGTAGCCGTTCTAAATTACGCTTTACCCATCTTCGTGGATACGGATATTGAAAGCTTTCAGATTGACTCGACTAAAGTGGAATCAGCAATTACCAAGCAAACAAAGGTCTTGATGCCTGTACATATCGGTGGATCGCCAGCAAATATCGACCACCTACTTGAAATTTCCCAAAAACATAAAATCCCCTTAATTGAAGATGC encodes:
- a CDS encoding RagB/SusD family nutrient uptake outer membrane protein, producing the protein MKKLIGRLLILQFIWITSCQKDFLEKGPEEDITIEEAFLQRKYAEAFLTDIYAGIPNEIYFTDMADINPFVIASDELTVPWPEKFSKLMNRGSWNSYNVAGQIWKNMYEGIRKANIFLKHIEKTPLDATFTENDKRRWIGEAVFLRAFYHFMLMRIYGPVPIMDYDVKLDDDFSQIKRKPLDECVTFVVKECDAAIDLLPMKVIDSRQLGRPTAAAALALKARVLLYHASPLWNGNPDYSNFADKDGTKLFSATHDSERWKIAAEANKQCIALSEAAGYGLFRAASNNPVDNYQQLFIERNNREVLFARNSGLDGWMEKCAFPGSLGGWNGWNPTQVHIDSYEMASGAIPIIGYQANGTPIINAASEYIETGYAQEDEPNGKWLKGVRNMYVNRDPRFYATINFNGALFLNKKLEFWQTGADGRGNAGRDYNTTGYLLKKFMDPTVSITQGRFSLKTWIFFRLGEFYLNYAEALNEAEGPVTDVYMYINKIRDRAGMPALPDGLNKEQMRARIRNERRIELAFETHRYFDCHRWKIAHLTDKGPFYGMNVSAGTHLQDEVFYKRTLTETRVFQNPTHYLFPIPQSEIDKNPSFVQNPGW